One window of Mucilaginibacter inviolabilis genomic DNA carries:
- a CDS encoding tetratricopeptide repeat protein: protein MKKNCTFLLFFFVTLTAYARNINEVVARDTNEVVNLNSQAYANRLTDPKQTVEDATKALTLATKLSYLDGIAESYRVIGIGKYYLDQPEKAIDNYLNALAYFARNSNLRGEAKVYNNIGVLFRDHDYDRSLVYLNKSLVIAEKIGDNKLIAASYLNIGNTYNRKNNLHQALSYYDKSYHLFSKLQDSVNLIQCLLNRGVIFYKLKDYDKALGLLLEANRGAKSRDLNESVASINLTLASLYMAQRKFDDAEKMVREGTAYTQLVKDPKLEYDYKYTTYELELNRRNFESALSSLREIYKLDSATYKTNVSVQMNLIEAKRKQEEQAKENERVADRQAYERSRFWAVSTVAGLLLVVIGLLVGNVKRKAKTNAQLTMLNGEVLRQKDNLDRINHHLEEIIDERTKDLQIKNKKLSEHSSYLSHQIRGPIATLRGLINLEKEGLVDQEECIAMMDKCVSEIDEKIIEMSDMLHGPSHNSNS from the coding sequence ATGAAAAAAAACTGTACATTTTTATTATTTTTTTTTGTAACACTTACCGCATATGCAAGGAATATTAATGAAGTGGTGGCTAGGGATACAAATGAGGTAGTAAATTTAAATAGCCAGGCTTATGCAAATAGGTTGACCGATCCGAAGCAAACAGTTGAGGATGCAACTAAAGCATTGACCCTGGCTACTAAACTCAGTTATTTAGATGGTATTGCCGAATCTTATCGCGTTATAGGGATTGGAAAGTATTACCTCGACCAACCCGAAAAAGCCATTGATAATTATCTTAATGCATTAGCTTATTTTGCCAGAAACAGTAATCTTAGGGGCGAAGCTAAAGTTTACAACAATATAGGGGTGTTATTTCGCGATCATGACTATGACCGATCCTTGGTTTACTTAAACAAATCGCTGGTTATTGCCGAAAAAATTGGCGATAACAAACTTATTGCAGCTTCGTATCTCAACATAGGGAATACCTATAATCGCAAAAATAACCTGCATCAGGCCCTTAGTTATTATGATAAAAGTTACCATCTGTTTAGTAAGTTGCAAGACTCAGTAAACCTTATACAATGTTTGTTAAACAGAGGTGTGATATTTTATAAGTTAAAGGATTATGATAAAGCTCTTGGCTTGCTGCTGGAAGCTAACAGAGGGGCTAAATCACGTGATCTGAATGAATCGGTAGCCAGTATCAATCTTACCCTGGCTTCGTTGTATATGGCACAGCGTAAGTTTGATGATGCCGAAAAAATGGTACGTGAAGGTACAGCCTATACGCAGCTGGTTAAAGACCCTAAACTGGAATACGATTATAAGTATACCACTTATGAGCTGGAGCTTAACAGAAGGAATTTTGAGAGCGCCTTATCGTCTTTAAGGGAAATATATAAACTTGACAGCGCAACCTATAAAACAAATGTATCTGTACAGATGAATTTGATAGAGGCTAAACGCAAACAGGAAGAACAGGCCAAAGAAAATGAACGCGTGGCAGATAGGCAGGCTTATGAACGTTCCCGTTTTTGGGCCGTTAGTACTGTGGCTGGCTTGTTACTGGTTGTTATTGGTTTGCTAGTAGGTAATGTGAAACGAAAAGCAAAAACCAATGCTCAGCTTACTATGCTTAATGGTGAGGTTTTAAGACAAAAGGACAATCTAGACCGGATAAACCATCATCTGGAAGAAATTATTGATGAAAGAACAAAAGATCTGCAGATCAAGAACAAAAAGCTTTCTGAACATTCCTCCTATCTGTCGCATCAGATTAGGGGGCCAATTGCTACACTACGCGGTTTGATAAACCTGGAGAAGGAAGGGTTGGTTGATCAGGAAGAGTGTATCGCCATGATGGATAAATGTGTTTCGGAAATTGATGAGAAAATAATAGAAATGAGCGACATGCTGCATGGCCCATCGCATAATAGCAACTCCTGA